A region from the Sandaracinus amylolyticus genome encodes:
- a CDS encoding MXAN_5808 family serine peptidase, whose protein sequence is MNDQRKPLWQSPQARARLAGASLAALAIGAAVGLTYVWPHRNGLDLDIDSSARAQEVRSREPYDLTQLTVMNRVILQVKDHYVDPERVSPQRMLLGGLNAVQQTVAPVLVHYEDGGNEVGVTVYGASRNFRVDDVTSPWALSYRWREIFGFLQANLRDEDVELRDIEYAAINGMLRTLDPHSVLLDPETYTEMQMSTRGEFGGLGIVISIRDGQLTIIRPMPETPASRAGLNRMDRIVRIGEESTLNMPLEDAVSRLRGPPGSNVQVWVTREGQGGWSTPRPFTLTRAVIHIESVESRMLEGNIGYISINSFQGNTFEDMTRALAQLHAQGMRGLVLDLRDDPGGLLDQAVRVADAFLDNGIIVTTSSSDPSQRDERSARREGTEPEYPMIVLVNGGSASASEIVAGALKNHDRALVVGQRTFGKGSVQVLYNYDDGSALKLTIAQYLTPGDVSIQGVGIVPDIAIDPMTVDRTDLDLEVDQGYVREADLDQHLTNTSARDGEESAVVMRYYLPVETRERLREARPEDQEENEQEDEFLLRFAREVLVHSTREGAPRRGNRRQMIEDATPVIERLRGQELSTAARELERLGVNWDEGTDQGASPVQVEVTTNAPENRITAGENLELRVRVTNTGSAPLYRLRAQTRSDFALFNHRELVFGRLDPGQTREWSTTLGICTTENERRTCVVPREVPDRADGIRVEFSEAHGHAPPSTEIRTQIRALPRPQFAYQVQVADDVRGNGDGLVQRGETASVYLRVRNTGQGRTYETQANLQSRAGQGVLLHAGRFELESIPPGEERLIHFTFEVLPDFERDSVRLEARVADVSLRELMVERVDVPIAPSGAAPTPRRGRVTLRDGAAVRERPAADSQTLARVEGGAASLPAQAELSGFVRVDLGEGRPGWVASSDVTTDRAASGARVTPLMDHMPPRIDVEGVAGMLTTTADRVPIRAIVRDDLQVRDAYVFVGTRKVFYVSNRDATDPREVRFDTEVPLRPGVNVVIVVARENDEVLSRRTFIVRRDAPDGTLMETPRTGDDWFHLGIEGEEGEE, encoded by the coding sequence ATGAACGACCAGCGCAAGCCCCTGTGGCAGTCCCCTCAGGCACGAGCACGACTGGCGGGGGCGAGCCTCGCGGCCCTGGCGATCGGCGCCGCGGTCGGGCTCACCTACGTCTGGCCGCATCGCAACGGGCTCGATCTCGACATCGACAGCTCGGCGCGCGCCCAGGAGGTGCGCAGCCGCGAGCCCTACGACCTCACCCAGCTGACGGTCATGAACCGGGTGATCCTCCAGGTGAAGGATCATTACGTCGACCCGGAGCGCGTGAGCCCGCAGCGGATGCTGCTCGGGGGCCTGAACGCGGTGCAGCAGACGGTCGCCCCGGTGCTCGTGCACTACGAGGACGGCGGGAACGAGGTCGGGGTCACGGTGTACGGCGCGTCGCGCAATTTCCGCGTCGACGACGTCACGAGCCCGTGGGCGCTCAGCTACCGCTGGCGCGAGATCTTCGGGTTCCTGCAGGCGAACCTGCGCGACGAGGACGTCGAGCTCCGCGACATCGAGTATGCCGCGATCAACGGCATGCTCCGCACGCTCGACCCGCACTCGGTGCTGCTCGATCCCGAGACGTACACCGAGATGCAGATGAGCACGCGAGGCGAGTTCGGCGGCCTCGGCATCGTCATCTCGATCCGCGACGGACAGCTCACGATCATCCGTCCGATGCCCGAGACGCCCGCGTCGCGCGCGGGGCTGAACCGCATGGACCGCATCGTGCGCATCGGCGAGGAGAGCACGCTGAACATGCCGCTCGAGGACGCGGTGTCGCGCCTGCGCGGCCCGCCGGGCTCGAACGTGCAGGTGTGGGTGACGCGCGAGGGACAGGGCGGCTGGAGCACGCCGCGCCCGTTCACGCTGACGCGCGCGGTGATCCACATCGAGTCGGTCGAGTCGCGGATGCTCGAGGGGAACATCGGGTACATCTCGATCAACTCGTTCCAGGGCAACACGTTCGAGGACATGACGCGCGCGCTGGCGCAGCTGCACGCGCAGGGGATGCGCGGCCTGGTGCTCGACCTGCGCGACGATCCGGGCGGTCTGCTCGATCAGGCGGTGCGCGTCGCGGACGCGTTCCTCGACAACGGGATCATCGTCACGACGAGCTCGAGCGATCCGTCGCAGCGCGACGAGCGCAGCGCGCGTCGTGAGGGCACCGAGCCCGAGTACCCGATGATCGTGCTGGTCAACGGCGGCTCGGCGAGCGCGAGCGAGATCGTCGCGGGCGCGCTGAAGAACCACGATCGCGCGCTGGTCGTCGGACAGCGGACGTTCGGCAAGGGCAGCGTGCAGGTCCTCTACAACTACGACGACGGCTCGGCGCTCAAGCTGACCATCGCGCAGTACCTCACGCCGGGCGACGTCTCGATCCAGGGCGTCGGCATCGTGCCCGACATCGCGATCGATCCGATGACGGTCGACCGCACCGATCTCGATCTCGAGGTCGACCAGGGCTACGTGCGCGAGGCGGACCTCGACCAGCACCTGACGAACACGAGCGCGCGCGACGGCGAGGAGTCGGCCGTGGTGATGCGCTACTACCTGCCGGTCGAGACGCGCGAGCGTCTGCGCGAAGCGCGCCCCGAGGACCAGGAGGAGAACGAGCAGGAGGACGAGTTCCTGCTCCGCTTCGCGCGCGAGGTGCTGGTGCACTCGACGCGTGAAGGCGCGCCCCGCCGCGGCAACCGCCGCCAGATGATCGAGGACGCGACGCCGGTGATCGAGCGCCTGCGCGGGCAGGAGCTGTCGACCGCGGCGCGCGAGCTCGAGCGCCTGGGCGTGAACTGGGACGAGGGCACGGATCAGGGCGCGAGCCCGGTCCAGGTCGAGGTCACGACCAACGCGCCGGAGAACCGCATCACGGCGGGCGAGAACCTCGAGCTGCGCGTGCGCGTGACCAACACCGGCAGCGCGCCGCTGTACCGCCTGCGCGCGCAGACCCGCAGCGACTTCGCGCTGTTCAACCACCGCGAGCTGGTCTTCGGTCGCCTCGATCCGGGCCAGACGCGCGAGTGGTCGACGACGCTCGGCATCTGCACGACCGAGAACGAGCGCCGCACCTGCGTGGTGCCGCGCGAGGTTCCGGATCGCGCGGACGGCATCCGCGTGGAGTTCTCGGAAGCGCACGGCCACGCGCCGCCGAGCACCGAGATCCGCACGCAGATCCGCGCGCTGCCGCGCCCGCAGTTCGCGTATCAGGTGCAGGTCGCGGACGACGTGCGCGGCAACGGCGACGGCCTGGTGCAGCGCGGCGAGACGGCGAGCGTGTACCTCCGCGTGCGCAACACCGGTCAGGGCCGCACCTACGAGACCCAGGCGAACCTGCAGAGCCGCGCCGGTCAGGGCGTGCTGCTCCACGCGGGACGCTTCGAGCTCGAGAGCATCCCGCCGGGCGAGGAGCGCCTCATCCACTTCACGTTCGAGGTGCTGCCCGACTTCGAGCGCGACAGCGTTCGGCTCGAGGCGCGCGTCGCGGACGTGAGCCTGCGCGAGCTGATGGTCGAGCGCGTCGACGTGCCGATCGCGCCGAGCGGCGCGGCGCCGACGCCGCGTCGCGGTCGCGTGACGCTGCGCGACGGTGCGGCGGTGCGCGAGCGTCCGGCGGCGGACTCGCAGACGCTGGCGCGCGTCGAAGGCGGCGCGGCGTCGCTGCCGGCGCAGGCGGAGCTCTCGGGCTTCGTGCGCGTCGATCTCGGCGAGGGGCGCCCCGGCTGGGTCGCGTCGTCGGACGTGACGACCGATCGCGCGGCGTCGGGCGCGCGCGTGACGCCGCTGATGGACCACATGCCGCCGCGCATCGACGTCGAGGGTGTCGCGGGCATGCTCACGACCACCGCGGACCGCGTGCCGATCCGCGCGATCGTGCGCGACGATCTGCAGGTGCGTGACGCCTACGTCTTCGTGGGCACGCGCAAGGTCTTCTACGTCTCGAACCGCGACGCGACCGACCCGCGCGAGGTGCGCTTCGACACCGAGGTGCCGCTGCGTCCGGGCGTGAACGTCGTGATCGTCGTGGCGCGCGAGAACGACGAGGTGCTGTCGCGGCGGACGTTCATCGTGCGGCGCGACGCGCCGGACGGGACGCTCATGGAGACGCCGCGCACGGGCGACGACTGGTTCCACCTCGGCATCGAGGGCGAGGAAGGCGAGGAGTAG
- a CDS encoding lysylphosphatidylglycerol synthase transmembrane domain-containing protein, producing the protein MTASLPPAPATGPTSEPSFARRVLPKLGISLALAGLFVWLLERGGMPLIPPADAFARVRWLTLPAYVALLLVTHFFRASRWRFLIAPVKNVPFRETIVLNWIGFFAIFALPLRLGEMARPALTKIRQGVPISAGFGTVAVERVIDGLVTSLCVVWALVALPHRDVDDPIARSLPYYGGLAVSVFAAAMVGLVLFLWQRALAVRLVDWTFGLVSKRLASKVAEKVASVADGVRSIAVPSLAAGFVIETLVYWFVNALGMWLLGWGCGLDMGFGHAVAVMGILAIGILLPAGPGLFGNFQLAISVALKLFFAESIVGAEGAVYVFLMYVTQALVMTLTGVLPLYALRLRFSDLLSARA; encoded by the coding sequence GTGACCGCTTCCCTGCCGCCGGCGCCCGCCACTGGTCCGACGTCGGAGCCCTCCTTCGCGCGTCGCGTGCTGCCGAAGCTCGGCATCTCGCTCGCGCTCGCGGGTCTCTTCGTGTGGCTGCTCGAGCGGGGCGGCATGCCGCTGATCCCGCCCGCCGACGCGTTCGCCCGGGTGCGGTGGTTGACGCTGCCCGCGTACGTCGCGCTGCTGCTCGTGACGCACTTCTTCCGCGCGAGCCGCTGGCGCTTCCTGATCGCGCCCGTGAAGAACGTGCCGTTCCGCGAGACGATCGTGCTCAACTGGATCGGCTTCTTCGCGATCTTCGCGCTGCCGCTCCGGCTCGGCGAGATGGCGCGCCCCGCGCTCACGAAGATCCGCCAGGGTGTGCCGATCTCCGCGGGCTTCGGGACCGTCGCGGTGGAGCGCGTGATCGACGGGCTCGTGACGAGCCTCTGCGTGGTGTGGGCGCTCGTCGCGCTGCCGCATCGCGACGTCGACGATCCGATCGCGCGCAGCCTTCCGTATTACGGCGGGCTCGCGGTGAGCGTGTTCGCGGCCGCGATGGTCGGGCTCGTGCTCTTCCTGTGGCAGCGCGCGCTCGCGGTGCGGCTCGTCGACTGGACGTTCGGCCTCGTGAGCAAGCGGCTCGCGTCGAAGGTCGCGGAGAAGGTCGCGAGCGTGGCCGACGGAGTGCGCTCGATCGCGGTGCCGAGCCTCGCGGCCGGGTTCGTGATCGAGACGCTCGTGTACTGGTTCGTGAACGCGCTCGGCATGTGGCTGCTCGGCTGGGGCTGCGGGCTCGACATGGGCTTCGGGCACGCGGTCGCGGTCATGGGGATCCTCGCGATCGGGATCCTGCTGCCGGCGGGCCCGGGGCTCTTCGGGAACTTCCAGCTCGCGATCTCGGTGGCGCTGAAGCTCTTCTTCGCGGAGTCGATCGTCGGCGCGGAGGGCGCGGTCTACGTGTTCCTGATGTACGTGACCCAGGCGCTCGTGATGACGCTGACCGGCGTGCTCCCGCTCTACGCGCTGCGGCTGCGGTTCTCGGATCTGCTCAGCGCGCGCGCCTGA
- a CDS encoding ATP-binding protein, translated as MSTPIAIRAPLVGREAELAELDEALARALGTGRPQAITIIGGAGVGKTRLLDEFLAKVRARERRVRTFRGAARESGPAYGVVQRILRARFGIVEGADPDVQREAVRAAVTEILGDKRVTEFLHFLGAFLDLTWPESPFTKAFEDDPEQFARIGRAVLRRFVEVDAAVSPLVLVFEDLHLSNDDSLELVRTLLESMHDAPVLMIVSARPELLTRRPEWAESHTKLELAPLKPDDAAQMMLHLLEPTGDPPEELVDAAVDMAGGNPYLLEQMLRTYVASGTLIPRAGGRWDVDLDRLDDAQLPLSVDDAIAARIASLTPAERALLEMAAVMGGVFWLGALVALGRLGKKAPELWGGAEDLGAHYRDLLAGLAERDYVLALPDSSIGSEPEELAFKHNLERETLYRLTSASQLRRYHREFAEWLELRLFEGAQADRVEEHCEMLATHYERGGAPRKAAEYFLAAGDRARARYANAKAADYYARGLELLGEEDVVGRLEAYHHQGDVLQLAGRNEEAIASFRKMLEIAWRLDFKSKGGAAHNRIGRVYRAIGQLEEAMRHLGTGHALFDAANDSRGVASSLDDVGKVHWMRGAYEPAERFMRRSLEIRRELGDARSIALSLNNLGLVYQDSGRFEEAQEAFQEALLIRREIGDLPGMSQTLNNIATIHQDNGDHARANELWREALEYATSVGDRMRQAVILTNLGENAYRQEQPEDAIAVLQKAEAISSTLGDRILEAEILRGLAKAHMLVHDITTARDFIARSVALFEKTRSKPFLGVALRTAGEIAAAGSFGGGEHQRAKHAFEQSVRIFEELGNEVELARSCEAFAAFLESDPDAKNDPVRAHEARRLRTRAVEIQERLAASGSDDALPPLEGEETSPGTVLAG; from the coding sequence ATGTCCACGCCCATCGCGATCCGCGCGCCTCTCGTCGGCCGCGAGGCCGAGCTCGCCGAGCTCGACGAGGCCCTCGCGCGTGCGCTCGGCACGGGTCGTCCACAGGCGATCACGATCATCGGCGGCGCCGGCGTCGGGAAGACACGCCTGCTCGACGAGTTCCTCGCGAAGGTGCGCGCGCGCGAGCGCCGCGTGCGCACCTTCCGCGGCGCGGCGCGCGAGAGCGGGCCGGCGTACGGCGTCGTGCAGCGCATCCTCCGCGCGCGCTTCGGCATCGTCGAGGGCGCCGATCCCGACGTGCAGCGCGAGGCGGTGCGCGCCGCGGTGACGGAGATCCTCGGCGACAAGCGAGTCACCGAGTTCCTCCACTTCCTCGGCGCGTTCCTCGATCTCACGTGGCCCGAGTCGCCGTTCACCAAGGCGTTCGAGGACGACCCCGAGCAGTTCGCGCGCATCGGTCGCGCGGTGCTGCGGCGCTTCGTGGAGGTCGACGCCGCGGTCTCGCCGCTGGTGCTGGTGTTCGAGGATCTGCACCTCTCGAACGACGACAGCCTCGAGCTGGTGCGCACGCTGCTCGAGTCGATGCACGACGCGCCGGTGCTGATGATCGTGAGCGCGCGCCCCGAGCTGCTCACGCGGCGCCCCGAGTGGGCCGAGAGCCACACGAAGCTCGAGCTCGCGCCGCTCAAGCCCGACGACGCCGCGCAGATGATGCTGCACCTGCTCGAGCCGACCGGCGATCCGCCGGAGGAGCTGGTCGACGCCGCGGTCGACATGGCGGGCGGCAATCCGTACCTGCTCGAGCAGATGCTCCGCACGTACGTCGCGAGCGGGACGCTGATCCCGCGCGCGGGCGGGCGCTGGGACGTCGACCTCGATCGGCTCGACGACGCGCAGCTGCCGCTCTCGGTCGACGACGCGATCGCGGCGCGCATCGCGTCGCTCACGCCGGCGGAGCGCGCGCTGCTGGAGATGGCGGCGGTGATGGGCGGCGTGTTCTGGCTCGGCGCGCTGGTCGCGCTGGGGCGCCTCGGCAAGAAGGCGCCGGAGCTCTGGGGCGGCGCCGAGGATCTCGGGGCGCACTACCGCGATCTGCTCGCGGGGCTCGCGGAGCGCGACTACGTGCTCGCGCTGCCGGACTCGTCGATCGGCAGCGAGCCCGAGGAGCTCGCGTTCAAGCACAACCTCGAGCGCGAGACGCTGTATCGCCTGACCAGCGCGTCGCAGCTGCGCCGCTACCACCGCGAGTTCGCGGAGTGGCTCGAGCTGCGCCTCTTCGAGGGCGCGCAGGCGGATCGTGTCGAGGAGCACTGCGAGATGCTCGCGACGCACTACGAGCGCGGCGGCGCGCCGCGGAAGGCGGCGGAGTACTTCCTCGCGGCAGGGGATCGGGCGCGCGCGCGCTACGCGAACGCGAAGGCTGCCGACTACTACGCGCGCGGTCTCGAGCTTCTCGGCGAAGAAGACGTCGTGGGGCGCCTCGAGGCGTACCACCACCAGGGCGACGTCCTGCAGCTCGCGGGTCGCAACGAGGAGGCGATCGCGAGCTTCCGCAAGATGCTCGAGATCGCGTGGCGCCTCGACTTCAAGAGCAAGGGCGGCGCGGCGCACAACCGGATCGGGCGCGTGTACCGCGCGATCGGTCAGCTCGAGGAGGCGATGCGCCACCTCGGCACCGGGCACGCGCTCTTCGACGCGGCCAACGACTCGCGCGGCGTGGCGAGCTCGCTCGACGACGTCGGCAAGGTGCACTGGATGCGCGGCGCCTACGAGCCCGCGGAGCGCTTCATGCGGCGCTCGCTCGAGATCCGCCGCGAGCTCGGTGATGCGAGATCGATCGCGCTCTCGCTGAACAACCTCGGGCTCGTCTACCAGGACAGCGGGCGCTTCGAGGAGGCGCAGGAGGCGTTCCAGGAGGCGCTGCTCATCCGCCGCGAGATCGGCGACCTGCCGGGCATGTCGCAGACGCTGAACAACATCGCGACGATCCACCAGGACAACGGCGATCACGCGCGCGCGAACGAGCTCTGGCGCGAGGCGCTCGAGTACGCGACGAGCGTCGGCGATCGCATGCGTCAGGCGGTGATCCTGACGAACCTCGGCGAGAACGCGTACCGCCAGGAGCAGCCCGAGGACGCGATCGCGGTGCTGCAGAAGGCGGAGGCGATCTCGAGCACGCTCGGGGATCGCATCCTCGAGGCGGAGATCCTCCGCGGCCTCGCGAAGGCGCACATGCTGGTGCACGACATCACGACGGCGCGTGACTTCATCGCGCGCTCGGTGGCGCTCTTCGAGAAGACGCGGAGCAAGCCGTTCCTCGGCGTCGCGCTGCGCACGGCGGGCGAGATCGCGGCGGCGGGCTCGTTCGGTGGCGGCGAGCACCAGCGCGCGAAGCACGCGTTCGAGCAGTCGGTGCGGATCTTCGAGGAGCTCGGCAACGAGGTCGAGCTGGCGCGGAGCTGCGAGGCGTTCGCGGCGTTCCTCGAGAGCGATCCCGACGCGAAGAACGATCCGGTGCGCGCCCACGAGGCGCGACGTCTTCGCACGCGCGCGGTCGAGATCCAGGAGCGGCTCGCGGCGAGCGGGAGCGACGACGCGCTGCCGCCGCTCGAGGGGGAAGAGACGTCGCCCGGGACCGTGCTCGCAGGGTGA
- a CDS encoding tyrosine-protein phosphatase, which produces MSGWVDLHCHYLPGIDDGARTADEGLRMLAGLRDLGWSKVVATPHIRTAMFENRAPGLRRAFEEMKDIVAGAARMPELALSAEHYCDDVFWDLFVRGEALPYPGERAALIEFHYDAWPRNVERRLFDMQVRGVRPVIAHPERYAALFRETDPLDPLLDVGALTLLDVMSLVGRYGERPRRAAERMLEEGAYDAACTDTHRPDDVAIVERAVERLRALVGAEEAELLLGSHPRAILDGSYEP; this is translated from the coding sequence GTGAGCGGCTGGGTCGATCTCCACTGCCACTACCTGCCGGGCATCGACGACGGAGCGCGGACCGCCGACGAAGGGCTCCGGATGCTCGCCGGGCTGCGGGATCTCGGCTGGTCGAAGGTCGTCGCGACGCCGCACATCCGCACCGCGATGTTCGAGAACCGCGCGCCCGGTCTGCGCCGCGCGTTCGAGGAGATGAAGGACATCGTCGCGGGCGCGGCGCGCATGCCCGAGCTCGCGCTCTCCGCGGAGCACTACTGCGACGACGTCTTCTGGGATCTCTTCGTGCGCGGCGAGGCGCTGCCGTACCCCGGCGAGCGCGCCGCGCTGATCGAGTTCCACTACGACGCGTGGCCGCGCAACGTGGAGCGCCGGCTCTTCGACATGCAGGTGCGCGGCGTGCGCCCGGTGATCGCGCACCCGGAGCGGTACGCCGCGCTCTTCCGCGAGACCGATCCGCTCGACCCGCTGCTCGACGTCGGCGCGCTCACGCTGCTCGACGTGATGTCGCTGGTCGGGCGCTACGGCGAGCGCCCGCGGCGCGCGGCGGAGCGCATGCTCGAGGAGGGCGCGTACGACGCGGCGTGCACCGACACCCATCGCCCCGACGACGTCGCGATCGTCGAGCGCGCGGTGGAGCGCCTTCGCGCGCTCGTCGGCGCCGAAGAAGCCGAGCTCCTGCTCGGATCTCATCCGCGCGCGATCCTCGACGGCTCGTACGAGCCCTGA
- a CDS encoding CCA tRNA nucleotidyltransferase — MSAAPAIPPDAIPEAVIDLCERLARSGYRAWVVGGCIRDLLMGERVSDWDLATDATPEDVMRVFRRTVPTGIAHGTVTVLHRGGHYEVTTLRGEGAYTDGRRPDSVHFVSDIEEDLARRDFTVNAIAFDPRHGEIVDPWCGVHDLQHRVVRAVRDPRERFGEDGLRVLRAARFVATLEFTLDPATEAAIPPTLETFRKVSPERVHDEWVKALTKARAPSRAFDVMRRTGMLAISGPAIAALDDEAFARTLRRVDATPRAVALRVAALLWDAPGDHDAWMRAFRFSNEVRELAAHLLRARGVEGAEAWSDADVRRFVQRATKAHVDALLEIERADRIARGAPTALVDALWARARAQLEANVPLVAGDLAIGGKDVMSALGSGPGRHVGRILAALLARVVEDPSFNTRERLLALVPEVAKELA, encoded by the coding sequence GTGTCCGCCGCGCCTGCGATCCCTCCCGACGCGATCCCCGAGGCCGTGATCGATCTCTGCGAGCGCCTCGCGCGCAGCGGCTACCGTGCGTGGGTCGTCGGGGGATGCATCCGCGATCTCCTCATGGGCGAGCGGGTCTCCGACTGGGATCTCGCGACCGACGCGACGCCCGAGGACGTGATGCGCGTGTTCCGGCGCACGGTGCCCACCGGGATCGCGCACGGCACGGTGACCGTGCTCCACCGCGGCGGGCACTACGAGGTCACGACGCTGCGGGGGGAGGGCGCGTACACCGACGGGCGCCGGCCCGACAGCGTGCACTTCGTGTCGGACATCGAGGAGGATCTCGCGCGGCGCGACTTCACGGTGAACGCGATCGCGTTCGATCCGCGCCACGGAGAGATCGTCGATCCGTGGTGTGGCGTGCACGACCTCCAGCATCGCGTGGTGCGCGCGGTGCGCGATCCGCGCGAGCGGTTCGGCGAGGACGGACTGCGCGTGCTGCGCGCGGCGCGCTTCGTCGCGACGCTCGAGTTCACGCTCGATCCCGCGACCGAGGCGGCGATCCCGCCGACGCTCGAGACGTTCCGCAAGGTGAGCCCGGAGCGCGTGCACGACGAGTGGGTGAAGGCGCTGACGAAGGCGCGCGCGCCGTCGCGCGCGTTCGACGTGATGCGCCGCACCGGGATGCTCGCGATCAGCGGGCCCGCGATCGCCGCGCTCGACGACGAGGCGTTCGCGCGCACGCTGCGCCGCGTCGACGCCACGCCCCGCGCGGTCGCGCTGCGCGTCGCGGCGCTGCTCTGGGACGCGCCGGGCGATCACGACGCGTGGATGCGCGCCTTCCGGTTCTCGAACGAGGTGCGCGAGCTCGCCGCGCACCTGCTGCGGGCGCGCGGCGTGGAGGGCGCGGAGGCGTGGAGCGACGCGGACGTGCGGCGCTTCGTGCAGCGCGCGACGAAGGCGCACGTGGACGCGCTGCTCGAGATCGAGCGCGCCGATCGCATCGCGCGGGGCGCGCCGACGGCGCTCGTCGATGCGCTCTGGGCGCGGGCGCGCGCGCAGCTCGAGGCGAACGTGCCGCTGGTCGCGGGGGATCTCGCGATCGGCGGGAAGGACGTGATGAGCGCGCTCGGCAGCGGCCCCGGTCGCCACGTCGGGCGCATCCTCGCGGCGCTGCTGGCGCGCGTGGTGGAGGACCCGTCGTTCAACACGCGCGAGCGACTGCTCGCGCTGGTGCCCGAGGTCGCGAAGGAGCTCGCGTGA
- a CDS encoding hemolysin family protein, with protein sequence MLALLAALLCVLANAFFVAAEFALAKVRPTALQALANEGDPSAARAYAITQRLDAYLSATQLGITLASLGLGWLGEPAMERLLAPPLHALGVDEQTASGVAVTAGFMIISALHIVVGELVPKSLAIQRPEDVARHSSLLMRAFFYASYPALWVLNGTSNLVLRLMGLPAPQHAEGKLSLEELRLVIQASFDELEGKKRDLLERVLRATDRPVRAIMVPRVDMEVLSVGDGYDKWMAKVRRFGFSRYPVSQDGDPDHVIGYVYVKDLLMAGGRERPPSIASLKRDILIVPEGQTVGEVLEQFQRTKIPIALVVDEYGGTAGLVTLEDVVTEIVGDLQDEITMGIATRIHPAKDGTLIVDGTVPIDELELTDQRIPEIEGGDTVSGYVVASLGRLASPGDVIDLGRWEMIVEDVRARRVHRVRLRRKPEPSGAERESDRPSQPSSIPPPPKDRPEDDDGA encoded by the coding sequence GTGCTCGCGCTGCTCGCCGCGCTCCTGTGCGTGCTCGCCAACGCGTTCTTCGTGGCGGCGGAGTTCGCGCTCGCGAAGGTGCGTCCCACCGCGCTGCAGGCGCTCGCCAACGAGGGCGATCCCTCCGCCGCGCGCGCCTACGCGATCACCCAGCGCCTCGACGCCTACCTGAGCGCGACGCAGCTCGGGATCACGCTCGCGTCGCTCGGCCTCGGATGGCTGGGTGAGCCCGCGATGGAGCGCCTGCTCGCGCCGCCGCTCCACGCGCTCGGCGTGGACGAGCAGACCGCGTCGGGCGTCGCCGTCACCGCCGGGTTCATGATCATCTCGGCGCTGCACATCGTGGTCGGCGAGCTCGTCCCGAAGTCGCTCGCCATCCAGCGCCCCGAGGACGTCGCGCGGCACAGCTCGCTGCTGATGCGCGCGTTCTTCTACGCGTCGTACCCCGCGCTCTGGGTGCTCAACGGCACGTCGAACCTCGTGCTGCGCCTCATGGGCCTGCCCGCGCCGCAGCACGCCGAGGGCAAGCTCTCGCTCGAAGAGCTGCGCCTCGTCATCCAGGCCTCGTTCGACGAGCTCGAGGGCAAGAAGCGCGACCTGCTCGAGCGCGTGCTGCGCGCGACCGATCGCCCGGTGCGCGCGATCATGGTGCCGCGCGTCGACATGGAGGTGCTCTCCGTCGGCGACGGCTACGACAAGTGGATGGCGAAGGTCCGCCGCTTCGGGTTCAGCCGGTATCCGGTGAGCCAGGACGGCGATCCCGATCACGTCATCGGCTACGTGTACGTGAAGGATCTGCTGATGGCGGGCGGGCGCGAGCGTCCGCCGAGCATCGCGAGCCTGAAGCGCGACATCCTGATCGTCCCCGAGGGTCAGACCGTCGGCGAGGTGCTCGAGCAGTTCCAGCGCACGAAGATCCCGATCGCGCTGGTCGTCGACGAGTACGGCGGCACCGCGGGCCTCGTGACGCTCGAGGACGTCGTGACCGAGATCGTCGGCGATCTGCAGGACGAGATCACGATGGGGATCGCGACGCGCATCCATCCCGCGAAGGACGGAACGCTGATCGTCGACGGGACCGTTCCGATCGACGAGCTCGAGCTCACGGATCAGCGCATCCCGGAGATCGAGGGCGGCGACACGGTGAGCGGCTACGTCGTCGCGAGCCTCGGCCGTCTCGCGAGCCCCGGTGACGTGATCGATCTCGGTCGCTGGGAGATGATCGTCGAGGACGTCCGCGCCCGGCGCGTGCACCGCGTGCGGTTGCGCCGGAAGCCGGAGCCGTCGGGCGCGGAGCGCGAGAGCGATCGCCCGAGCCAGCCCTCGT